In the Pseudomonadota bacterium genome, GGTTTCCTACCCGGTCGTAGCGGTAGCCGAGGGTTTGTGCGGGTGCGCCATCAACGTGGGTTTCGAGCGCTTCGAGCCTCTGAAGCACGTCGTAGCGGGCGCTGGTCGTGACGTGGTTGGCGCGCTGCTCGCTCAAGAGCAGTCCGCGGGCGTCGTAGTGGGCTTGTCTTTGCACGCCGGGGATGTGGCTCACGAGCGAGCGGGGGTTGTAGCCAAGGGCCCGCGAAAGAATAGCTTGCGCGGTTGGGCGAGGACCGGGCACCGCTGGCAAGGCGCAACGACGAGGAATATTGGAGATATTTCGAGGAGGAGCAACACAGCCAGCGGTGGTCGGAACCGGCGAAACGCATGAGCTATTCTTTCGCGGGCCCTTAGCTCGAGTTTGCGGCCGGAGGGGTAGGTCACGCCGGTTAGCCGGGACAGGTTATCGTAGCGGCGTTCGAGCCGGTAGGCTTGGCCATCGAGCGTGGGCGCGGCTACGTTCGATCGGGGCTACGCGGCCAGGAGCTGGCGGGTTCGGTCCTCCCATCGGTCGTTGAAGAGGTCGGCACGCAGGGCGGCCATGTGGCGGGCGCCTTGTTCGTCCCACCTCATGCCCTGGCATTTGAGCCGCTGGCCGGTGACGTGGAAGTTGGCGCTTTCGACGGCTGCGGACGAAATGCGTAGGCCACGCTCGCGGTAGGCCGAGTAGTGCATCCGGTCGAGGTTGTTGCGCAGGTAGGTCTCTCAGTTCCTCGACCTTGTCGGCGGCCGCCTGGGTGGGCGGGTCCACGAACCGCAGGGCATCGATCACCATCAGGGCCTGGTCGCTCTCGATGCGCGTGTACTGTGCGTGAGCCCACGCCTGAGCCGGCGCCGAGCCCTTGCCCCACAGCAGCTGGGCCACTTCCAAGATGCGATGCTTGACGTGGTACAGGTCCAAAATGAGCAGGGTCTCGAATGGGAGCCATGCCGCGAGCGAGCGGATCCATTCCGCCCCGTCGCTGAGAATCACCACGAGCTTGGCGCGCTCGAAGCGTAGCCGCGCCAACTCGACCCACAGCATGGCCGCGAATGCGGTCCAGGTGCCGAGCAGCGACACGTAGCGCTTGCGCAGCAGGCAGCCACGTTGAGGGCTCTCCTGCGCGCAGTCGGCCGCCGTGTACAGCACCGCGTTCTTCACCTCGCGGCCGACGATCGTGTAGCGCCGTCCCTTTCCGCCCCGTGCCTTGTCCTGTTTGGCCTGCTCGAGCTGCTTGCGTTGCTTCGCGCTCAAGTCCGACCACGCAATCTGCTCGCGCGTGACCGGAATGACCCCATCCATCTCGATGTATGCCACATCGGTTTCGGTCGCGGGCTGCATCTGCGGCTCGCTCGGCACCGCGTCGGTCGCGGGCTTCGGCAGCCCTGTCTCGTCATAGGCAGCCCACTGCTTTGCGTCCTGCTCGAGTTGCTCGAGCACTTGGCCACCGCGTTGCTCCACCAGGTCCTCGACGGCCTTCTTGCTCAACGAAACGCCGCACATCTTCGAGACCAAGGTGCAGGCCATCTCGTGCGGCACGGTGCTCGCCACCATCGTCACCACTTCCGCAAGCCGGGGCGTGAATCGAGCCTCCGGAAGACCCAACGCGTGCTGGGCCGGCGCCACGCCTCGCTCGCACTTCGCGCAATGGGCGTAGCGACGTCGCAGCGAAAGCGGGCCCAACAAGCTCGCCCATCCCCGCCGCCGGCGGCCCTGCGACCGGGCCACCTCTTGGCATCCGGCGCACACGCTGCGGCCCGATCCTCGTTCATCGAGTTCGTCCAACCGCCGCTGAAGCCGCGCCTCATAAAGGGGACGAACCACGCGGCGAGACATCTCGACCGCCTCGCGCTCCTCGTCCACTGCAGTCCACCCCGCCTCCGACGGCGACTTCGCGTACTGCACCAGCTCCGCCATCCCAGCCGCCAGCGCCGTCACCATCGGCTTGCGCTCCCCGGCAACCCCACTCAACTTCGCGCTGATGAGCTCCACCAAGGCCTCCGAGTCGTCGGCCTGTTCCCAAGCTTGCGCCACTATCGACAACCACTGCTCACTCGAAGCACACTCCGCCATCTGGGGTACCTCCTCCGGGTTTCCCCGGCTTGTTCTGGTCAACTTGGAGGTACCTCAGCTTTCATCGCAGTGGTTCACATTCCAGTCCCACGATCCTTTTCCAGCCAGCTGCCCCGACCCGCCGGATCCGCGCCCTCCGTGAATACTGCGGCGTCCCGGCCAGCAGACCAACCGGGTCGACGCGGCGAGCCGCAACGACGAAGAATACTGGGGACATACCCTCGAGTCTTCTTGGCGGAAGACGCGCCCAACCCGTTGACGGTCTGGGGATGCAGCCGGACCGGGTTTTCTGATAAACACCCGTGTCCGCAGGCCGGCTGGCTGGATCCTGCGCAGCCACGCCAACATACGGAGCCATGAACATCATGACGTTACTCAGATCGCAGCCGTTCGACGCACTCGCTTGGACCGTGCTCGTGACTTGGCTGTCCTCTGGGGTCGCCCGGGCCCAACAGTCGGCTCATGCCGAGCCGGCGACGTCCTCTGGCGAAGCAGCTCCAGCTAGCGGGGACAGCGGCGCCAAGGCGGAGCAGATCGAGGTTAGAGGCATTCGCGGCAGCATCGAGGCTGCGCTCACGAAGAAGCGCAACGCGGACGCGATCGTCGATGCCATTTCCGCGGAAGACGTAGGCAAATTCCCGGACGAGAACATCGCCGAGTCGCTGCAGCGCGTTCCTGGGGTCTCGATCACGCGCGGTTTTGGCGAGGGCCAGGACGTGAGCATTCGCGGGCTAGGCCGAGGCCGAAACCTCACCCTGCTCAACGGTCAGGGACTGGCGTCGTCGGACTTCTTTCTCGAGAATTTCGAGTTCAACCGTGGCTTCAACTACGCGATGCTTCCATCGGATCTCGTGGCATCGGTGGAGATCTACAAGAGTCCCCAGGCAAGGCTCCAGGAGGGCGGTATCGGAGGCACGATCATCCTGAACACGCGCAGGCCGCTCGATCAGTCCAAATCGCTGGACGTCGCGGGCTCGCTCGCGCTGGGGTACAGCGACCTGTCGAATGCTCTGGATCCGCGCGCAACGCTGCTGGCCGGCTGGAAGAGCGACGACGGCAAGCTGGGGTTGTCGCTCGCCGGTGTGCATCAACAACGCACCCTGCGGCGCGATGCGGTCGAGGTGCTGAGCTACAAGCGTGGAAACATCGACATCGGCGGCGATGGGATCGTGGATGGGTTGAACGTGTTCTATCCTGCCTTCGTGGGTTCCGCTTTCTTCCAGCAAAAGCGGGTCAGGGATTCGGTGCTGGGGACGGCGCAATGGAAACCCATCCCCGGGTTGGACTTCACCCTCAACGGCCTGTATTCGCGCCTGGCCGGCAACAACACCAACGATAACTACCTCGCAAACGGATTGGACTCGTTTGTGGGGGCTCCGGGCTCCGACCCGATGAACCCCTTCGCGGTCAATGTCGTGAACAACGCGATCATCCAGGGGGACACCGCGGTCTTCATCGACATGCGGGAAGGTCCGAAGCAAAACGGCATGCCGCACAAGGAGATCCAGCTCGACACGTTCAAGCGCGAGGTGGCACTGAAGACCTACTCGCTCGACCTGGAGAGCACGTTGTTCGTGGGTTCCTGGACGCTGTCCAACCACACGGGCATTACCCAGGCCACCGGTGGACGGGGTGAGGTGCAGTTGCTGACGTTCCTCGGGGACGCCGCGTACAGCATCGACCTGCAAGACGGCGTGGGTGCGGTGAGCTTCGCCGGCATAGACCCGACCAACCCCGCGGCCCTCGACACCTTCAACACCTGGCGCGACAACATCAGCGGTACCCAGCAGCAGATCTACAGCCAGGTCGACGGCACGCTTCAGCTGGAAAACCCGGTGGTCCGTTCAGTACAGGTGGGCGCCAGATACCGCACGCAGTTTCAGGATCGCAGCAGGCGGGTAGGCAACCTGGTCGGCCCGGCGCCGTTCATGTCGCTGGCCCAGTATCCGAGCATACTGACCACCCCGGACGATTACCTCAACGGGATCGCGAAACAGAACACGCTGCGGCGCTACGTGAAGCCGGATCCAGAGCTGGGCTGGGACACCCTGGCGCCCTCGCTCTACACCTTTGCAGACGATCCAACGTTCTTCTTCAAGGTGAGCGAGCAGGTGGT is a window encoding:
- a CDS encoding TonB-dependent receptor, which translates into the protein MTLLRSQPFDALAWTVLVTWLSSGVARAQQSAHAEPATSSGEAAPASGDSGAKAEQIEVRGIRGSIEAALTKKRNADAIVDAISAEDVGKFPDENIAESLQRVPGVSITRGFGEGQDVSIRGLGRGRNLTLLNGQGLASSDFFLENFEFNRGFNYAMLPSDLVASVEIYKSPQARLQEGGIGGTIILNTRRPLDQSKSLDVAGSLALGYSDLSNALDPRATLLAGWKSDDGKLGLSLAGVHQQRTLRRDAVEVLSYKRGNIDIGGDGIVDGLNVFYPAFVGSAFFQQKRVRDSVLGTAQWKPIPGLDFTLNGLYSRLAGNNTNDNYLANGLDSFVGAPGSDPMNPFAVNVVNNAIIQGDTAVFIDMREGPKQNGMPHKEIQLDTFKREVALKTYSLDLESTLFVGSWTLSNHTGITQATGGRGEVQLLTFLGDAAYSIDLQDGVGAVSFAGIDPTNPAALDTFNTWRDNISGTQQQIYSQVDGTLQLENPVVRSVQVGARYRTQFQDRSRRVGNLVGPAPFMSLAQYPSILTTPDDYLNGIAKQNTLRRYVKPDPELGWDTLAPSLYTFADDPTFFFKVSEQVVAAYAQGNVDWDIGYRRLRGNLGLRVVNTQTTSRSRSARGDTAVGMDSVEKTGDTRLLPSLNLALDATEDVVVRAALARVMNRPGFTQLSPAVHCHETIPECTGGNPDLDPFVADQLDLSGEWYFDRGSALLLGGFYKRIHSFVGLAAMPESLPGIPNASVTRPFNGEGGNTYGFEAAFQHTFTVLPKPLDGLGLIANYVRPEHDHDDGPPVERGAADTGPVAAQSQRGGVLRSEAGERPLRIQLPDQVLRTDPQRRRALHRRLRAAGRQIHRGPHGQRIAVRGGIESHQHDTGEVHRQQDQTVSEPENRSPGVCRRPRTLLSSCPEWRQSGFRPGPGSN